The Lutra lutra chromosome 1, mLutLut1.2, whole genome shotgun sequence genomic sequence TACAAATCGGTTATACTTGAAGGAGAATGAAACTAAGAGTCTGAAAATGTAAGTTGCTTTTCTGGCTCTTCTAACCGGCTCTGTGATTTTAGAAAACTTACTATTGGTGActgaaaagcaatgaaaaatgagaaagaacacgttcctgatattttaattaaaacaaacaaacgaaaaaggaaatgttaaactGCTGTCTCAATTTGCACCTTTCTTTCAGGATCATActggaaacagaaagcaaaatacCCACCACACAatttactgaaaaataacaaattttacagaaagaattttaaataaacatctcAGCAACACAAGCATTTTTCTCCGATATATATTTGTGAGGATCCGAAAGCAATTCCCCACTCCTAAAGTTCTAAGTGCCACAGCTACACTGGGTTCTCTTGTTTGTGGGGCTAAATTCGCCAGAGGCGGGGGAACTGAAGCTACAGGAAGGAAGAGACCTCCAGCTCACCTGGTCTGAGTCTCTGCCTTCCAGCAAACAAGTGTCTCAAACACCTGGCTCTTCCACTCTTCATAGAAAACTAGCAGCAGCCTTCTTACACTCTGTTCAAATATCACCACTCATTGAAATATCAGAATTATCTGTATTACGCCAAACTATAAAATGGCTCTTGGTTGTTTAACATAAATGTTGCACCtcttaattgtttaaaataagtgTTGTAGGTTGTCTTTATGAATGCTCCCAAATTTTCAGTTCCCTATTGGGTTGTTGAGTATAAGCTTTATGTTCCCTGGAAGGATTTGGCTTCAAAGATCTACCTTCAGCCTCATTATAACCCTTTTGGTATcctataattaattttttcacattatcttATAGTTTGCAAAGCTATTCATGGACAATTTAAAGTTCCCATTGAAAATTTTTTACCTAtcattaaataagaataaaagtgaTAAGgttttttcataaataattatatctttacatattttcagtaaataatattaaatatacgATTAAAGGCACTTATTGCTGTTATGTGGCAATCCTAAAAACCACCTCCGTAACATTTATGCTAtttgtaatttaattaaataattttcaattaaCTGAAATTGAAATGTGAATTCATAAAGTGAGTTTTATTAGACAATTTTGACAATTTAAGCATCTTGTTCAGGGTCACCAGACCAATATATAACACAGCAAGGACACTTCTCTCTATCCTTCAAATCTAATTCTGAGCTTTTTCCTCATcatcacagaaatatttttctgatgttaTTGAATACTTATTTATTGActgagttatatttttaaaaatactcagcatAATGACTTAAGCATGATGAAAAAAACAAGTAAGCGTTTGAAAGTACATTAGATGTATCATAGTTCATCCATTCTGATGCACATTTTAACATCTCAGAAATTGGAATGAGTCTTACAATTGATAGCATGTCATAATttaatttatagcattttttcctcctaaaatacACGcataaaatgggatttttttttactataaatgccatcttaaaatgaaaaatttggagGCCCTCCCCCTTTCCAGCTGGAAATACTTTAAATTCAAGAGGAACATGTTCATGTCAAAACCTAGAGACAATCTTATGCATAGACTGGCTGATTTGAGGGACAGAAGAAAGGCCTTTCTAGATAAAGCTGCACCAACTGTTATCATTATGTACAATGTCTGCATTTATACCAGAAAAGAGCCAGATACACCAACAGTCTCTTAAAAAGCTAGAAGCAACATTAGAAGTCATTTAGACCAAGCACATTTCACTCAGCCTAGAAAGGAAAGGGTTTGTCTAAGCGATATGGTCAAGCCAAGGCAGAACCTGAGTCTCTCCAGACCTGGAACAGGTCTTTCTACGACAGTGAGCCACGAGAACTTTGTCTTAAGCATTGTCCCTATTAGGTcctcttttgaaattaaaaaaaaaagaaaaaaaaaaaaaagatagtcacTCTGTTATCTACTCTTCCTGAAGCTTTCCTTTGTTTACAAAAAGACCTGGGTGACTATAATTTATGGAGCATGGTGCCGGGCACACTGAACTTATTGTTTTATAGATTTACTCAGGGCCAAGCTGACACCAATTGCTTAGATACCCACCATCACTTTCTAACAAGACAGTGAGTAGTGTAtgtgtggaggggggtgggggcaaggcaCATAGGGTCATTTCATAGTGTCAGAACCAGGGACACTTTACATGTCCTATTAAATcacacttaaaaaatgtaaagttttaatTACTTTGTAAGTCTTTTATCCTTTATCTTTAAGccctttgtttttagtttttgttgaaAATAAGTGTGCAGTAAAGTCTATTTTGAATATTTCCAATCAAGTAACTagggtaaatttaaaaatcccaaaagttaCTGGAGTAAATTAAAAATTCCCAAACTCAGTACTCTTGAGACTTTCTAATAGATCTACTATCCATTAGTCAGACATTAATGACAAAGACTCAGGTTGAAGGGAAATTTCCTAAATCACCagagtagtttgtttttttttttttcaacaccaACCCTCAAGATAGATAGTTTAAAAGTGTGATTAAAAAGTGCATgcaattgggacgcctgggtggctcagttggttggacgacttccttcggctcaggtcgtgatcctggagtccggggatcgagtcccgcatagggctcccggctctgcggggagtccgcttctctctctgaccttctcctcactcatgctctctctcactgtctctctcaaataaataaataaaatctttaaaaaaaaaaagtgcatgcaATCAGATACTGGttcacactctttctcttttcagtttaaCTTCTTACTCAAACACCTCCTCTGATTcctgtttgctctctcttttaGATCTGTGgttcttgatcttttctttttttctgcctcagCCCAAGTGTGAGATCTTTTTTGGTAAGAACAATGACTCATTACCTCACTGATTCTTAACAATGCAAACATCTTTCCTCATTTTAACAGAATTCTCATTTAATTCTAGCCtaaatataatcaaataatttCTTGGCTACTGTACTTTCAGAGCCTTTAATAGGCCAATATGCATGTTCAATGATCCTTTAAGGAATATACAATATGCGTTGCTTCCAAAACTTAAATGACgaaacttcacacacacacacacacacacacatacacacatgaacaACCTTGCTCTCCTCACTACCATTCCAGCTAGAGTTTGGAGGATCCCTTTGGGTTATAATTTTGACATGTGGAAAGGTCTTTAAGACAAAGGTTGAGAAGTTACACAACATGAATATTTGTTTATTCagcaatattatttaaaaagtgaaaatgcaaGAACATAGTAAACCAGTGGGCTAACAACAAGTAGAGGAAGCGCCTAATTCTGTAAGGCAGATCCCATGCCCACTGTCTCTGTTGAAGCTCCTCACtagccagaggaatattattcaaaaatCGCTCAATCCAAATTACTGATGTCCTGAAAACTTTGCAAACATCTCTACTCTGGTTATTCCTATAATGAACATCCTTCAGTGTTCTTTCTGTGATTTGGAGTGTACATGGGGCCTACTAGATTTTAAATCATAGGCTATATTTATCCAGTATCAACAAAATAGGGAAATGGAGCTGAACCtactctttcccttccctccctataatttcctcttttctaatttcGTGGCAATCAAGTTTCAACGAGTTAATCAAATGTCTTTTGTGTGGCAGGTGCCagggtgtttgtttttattagtgtACCAACTGCCATATTTAGGAACTTGGCCTTTTGGTTAACTGGCTACAAGCATGGGTTTAAACCATTAAATGTGTGTATTTAAACTCAGCACTTATTTTTACATCCCCCTATCCAAATAATCAGGATGTGGTTATCTGTAAGATGATACATTATAACTTTTTTCCTGTATACACCCAAGCACAAAAATATATGCCTCAAACATAATCATCAATATTATAAATGTCCATCATCCTATGCCATTTATAAtattgaagaaatgaagagaaacctggtttgtaaaacatacataaaaatagttAAAGGAAATCCGCATGGCAAGACTTATAAAACTGGGCAGTTTTACACATTGAAACTGTTTTCAACATGATAAAAAAATGAGGGAGGAAAACATCACAATTGTACTTTATCTTTGATTGAATGAAAgagctatttttaagaaataaagatatgccagaaatatgaaatcatttttaaaatagttaaagttTTGATAGATCTTCCTTTACATTGAGGGAAGTTAAAGAGACATCAGCAtaatcagaagggaaaaaaatacaattctgtGACACATGTTCTGAAGAATAGGTAATGCgctttttgttcatctttttaccAGATAACTGTtatattctttcttattatttttctactgTCTCAATTTAGAGTCATCAACATGATTTATTACTTTTTGATACTTATAAAAATACTCAGCTCAGATATCAATTTGTctgaaagagaacagagaattTACTGCACCCTTCCAGAAAGGGTGGCATATAGAGAAGAAACTAGTGATTGACATTACAAGagcccaaaatatttattggtgTCATACTGAAGAACTAGTTTAGACAACATAACATGAAAAGTGAAAttatatttgataaatgttaTCAACATtgctaaaatatgtttttattttaaatgttaatagaGGTGGTTCACACAGATGCAACCCTGTCTATAAGAAAACACTTATTTGTCTATATTCTAGCAGATAGTCTTTATTGCTAGATCTACAATGTTACACCATTTTATGTTAAaagattttacaattttaaaacaatttttgtttaCAACAAATTTATAATGTTATAACATTTTATTGCTAAAATCTACAATGAGATTTCACAGTAACAGAATTGTAAGGAAGTCATAAAAAAATCTTGGGTCACACCAAAGCAAATGTATTTACTAAAGAAATACTTAGTAATACCTCATCAGTGTTCTTTCacttaaaatgacaaatatattaTGGGATAAAGAAGTTTACACAAATCAGTAGAATCCTATCAAAGCTCTTTTGAGGTGAGAATTACTCCTTGCTTCATCAATACTAAAAACAAAGCTCAGTTAGATAAAGTATCCACATCCAACATCACTAATACTGAAAGCCACAAAGAGACTCAAATCCAGTTCTTCAGATCCATCTAAGCAGCCCATCCTTTTTTATCCCAGCAGCTttccaaatgacttttttttggaaataaaagtttCCTGAAACTTCTCATTCATAATGTATGACCTGGTTGACAGGTTGTGGGGGGAGACTTTTCCGATACCATGTACCAAGTGATGACGTCAAGCCTATTCTATTGTAACCCACAGCCTGCGATCTTCCCTAAACCAGGCAACACCTCCCCTTTCCAGCGGTCAAACTGGCAGCTAGCAGACCCAATATAGACCATAGATTCACTTTAAGTATCtatatagtgatttttttaatataaaaagtcataaatgtataaatgacaTATCTTTGTGATTAGTACACAGAAGTAAcaaatgtgttatttagaaatacctgctttaaaatatatatatataaaatatatacatatatatatatatatgtatatatatgtatatatagatagatagatagatagatagattaaaaCTAagtcccggggcacctgggtggcccagttggttgaatgtctacctttggctcaggtcatgatcccatgatcttgggatcaagttctggcctcagcagggagcctacttctccctctccctctgtctgcagctcctcttgttgtctctctctctgtcaaataagtaaataaaatctttgggaaaaaaaaaacaacaactaagtCCTTATGTTTCTCCCATAATCTTATTTACTTTCTTCCCTCCAAAGAGGGAAGTTCCATTtgtttatactttaaatatgtgtatagATTTCAAAATAcgtaaaattattttgtgtatctgCAATTTAGGTAAATGGTAGCATGTCCTATATATTGTTCTACAACTTCCCACTTCCCCCCAAAGTGACTTTCTTTGAAATCCatgcatataaatacacataacattTAAGCCATTTGTTCTAAGTCCATACTATGGATGTACCTCAACTGATAAACGTATTTCCTCCTGAGTAGAGTACTTGGGTAGATTCCAGTTTTTACCACTACAAACAATGAGTCTGTGAACCTTCAGATATATCTCTCCATAAAAACATGTAAGAGTTCCTTTGGAGTATATATCAAGAAGTGAAATAAATAGGTTATAAGTAGAACATGatcattttcaacttttctggATATTGTCTAATTTTTTCCAAATGATTGCATTCATTTCCAACCCCACCAGCATCACTTGTGTTTCTCTGTTTCCAAACACCATTTTAACATTCACAACGTTCACTttgaatttttgccaatctgatgcatgtctctctttttttgcatTAAATAAGTTATGTGTTTTTGGATGATGTATTTTTGGATGCTTATTTTTCATGaggttatttccttttctatgaaaTACCTATTCATAACTTTGTCCCATTTTTTAGTTAATCATTAattcactcttattttttaaattttatgtatcagtttttaaatatttcaaatggtaatctctcatttatatattatgttgaaaatatattccattttgaaCCATTTGAATCTAAAAAATCATTACATAACACAAGGACATAAATATATTTGCCTATTGGATATGTGGTGTTTTTGAATTTGTGAATGTAAATGCTTTTAGACACAGTGCATTTTCTCAGGTTCACACAGACCTCGCTGGACTTTATTTTCTAATACCTGGTCAATTTCATACATTTCCCCTGCATATATGAGGTTATAATCCTTGGATTAGTCAAAGAATAAGATTATACAAACCAGATTTCTCAGACTTTGGCTAGTTCAAATTATGATTATAGTTATACAACCCCAGCCTAGGTTTCCATGGAAATGAAGCCTTAATAGAATTCATTCCAGGAGACTGACAGCTTCTATTAAGTATTATTTAAGTTTTGCAGAGATGTACTCCAGCACCTAGAAGCTGAATAATTTTGTTTATCATCTGCAACTAACAAGCTTTATCGGagcttttgttttctatctttataTGCCAAAGTAATAAATGTTGACCTGATGTATGTGACCCTCAGATGCCGGACTGGAGATTGGCAAATGCACATTTTATTCTGGCTGTGACGTTGATGCTGTGGAGTTCAGGAAAAGTACACTCAGTGGATGTAGCAACAGAGGTAATGAAAACTAGCTTAAGGGACCatgtattttttatgaacataagCCATTTCTACTAGTGTCAGAAGTAGGTGTTGCTGACAAATAGAGAGATGCCTTGATAacacaaaatcaaggaaatagatacttttttttcctattgttttgaCCTCCCTATAGATTCAGAGAAGGCCAGTTATCTGACTATCAAAAATTAAGCTGGAAGTAATAAAGATGTGTATTCCTTGAACGAAAAAGCATTACAAGAAAATTCATTATCATTTCAaccatatatttaattaaatcaatTGCTTTGGCCAAACTTTGTATGACTATACAAATGTTTTCTTGCAACCATGActaaagtacaaagaaaaataaatgcccaGACTTCGCTAGACAGAGAAATGTTAATTTGGCTCATTTGATCTTGTTAGAAAGTGTTCTCTGTATTTCACAAAAAACAAGTAAGAATCTGAAGTGCGTTTTACTTGAGTTCCATGATTTTCCCCCCAGGGGATTaagattatctttaaaaaggaacaaactctATTTTGTATGTGCAGGAGTTGGAAGAATGAAAGCATACTTTTTGGAGGATGCGCTGAGAGATAATAAAAGATCTCCCATCTTTGCCCTTTGAAAGTTGTCTGCTGCTCTTTAAAGTTTCTTTCTCATGATTACAGTGTCTTTCCCTTCCCCAATTTCTGTGTTGTCAAGTGTATGTAGGAGAGTGATAGACGTTGAGGTTTTAAGAGGAGTTTGTGGACCCTGTGGAGTCTACATTGTAAATAACAAGAGCTATGAGAGATTTCTGATTTTCGTTCTACTGGATGAGAGTGTGTTTGGGATAATTAGCTTCCTGGCAAAAGAGAAAAGGGGCGATGGGGGTAGAGAAGCAGGTTATGAGGTCATTAAGAGTGTACATGCACTAAGCAGCAAAGGGGAGCTGATATGGCTCACTAATGAAGGGAATCAGAAAGAGCAAGACAGGTTTACTGGGAAGAACTAACTAGACTTAGTGCAAATTTGATTGGTTTAGGAAACAGCAGACTCAATCGCTTTGGGTCTCAGCGTCAGACTGTATGTATTTCACGAGAGAGTTGCTGAAGCCCATGATGAAAAGGCTTGGAAATGCCACTCTCATTTTACTGGGGAAAATGAAGAACATAGAAAGAGAGTGGAAGAAATAATCtaagaagaaagacaggaagtGAAGAAAAAGAGTCTTGCCAAGACCAAGAGTCTGGCTTGAGGAGGAATGTGACTAACAGGAAAGCAGGGAGGAGGTCCCTGGAGCAAGTTTCTTCCCACAGGGCCATATTCTCACTTTCTTAGGAAAAAAGCAATAGCCCCCAGACTCCACAATGACTAGAGACCGTTAATAGGagcttttttttaatgctgtgaTCAGgcttaggaaaggaaaaaataggcTTCCTAGGGGACACCCACACTTTTATGCCTTGGATGAAGTGCGAAGTGGCAATATATGTAATAAACAAGAAATTTTACATGGGAGGACAGTCATTGGGATAGTTCTGACTCACTGTAGACACTCATTAATGTTTGGTAATACATCACACAGAGAGATGGtaagcttcctgagggcagagactggattttgttcatttttgtatccCTCAGGTCTAATGCAGAACCTGGTACACAGTGGGTACTTAATGGCTTGAATCAATAAGGTATGAATGACTAGTGAAAGATAACTGACATTtggattttcaaaattcattcagtaaatattcagaaatttaCTGAGTACTAACTGTGAGCAAAATACTGGCTTAAGCATTGAATAGAGTGAATTAAAGACTAATTAGACATAGGTATTGCCCTCAGATTACTCACAATCTAATAAGTAATGCAAATATATTGTAACTAATCTAATATAAGGGAAAATGTAATGCGTACAATGATGAAAGATAGGTAAAATGGTATGGGAATGTTAAGGAAGGATGCGGCTGTTACTGGGAAAGGATCTAAAAGATGATTAGTTAATGTACTAAATTTTAGAGGCAGGCctgtggtttttccttttctcttgggtgtttgcatgtgtgtgtgtgcatctgtgtctaCGTGTGTTGTTTTAATTGTGCTTAGATATACCTCATCTCTACACGTTTTTGTCCCCAGAAGTCTTTTCCTTGGGACATAAATCTACAAAAAATCAAGTTTCATGACAAGCATGTCAGCTAAAGATAGCAAAAGCCAAATGCAGATGATTATAtactttgaggtttttttctgAACAAATGGAATCACCTTTCTTGCCCTATAGGCTTTTGATTCTGGAGTCATAAATGTGCAGTCACCATCCACAGTCAGGAGAGAGAAGTCAGCTACTAATCTGGCAGCGAAACTCTTGCTTCTTGATGAACTTGTGTCTTTGGAGAATGATGTAattgaaacaaagaagaaaaggagcttCTCGGGTTTTGGGTCTCCCCTGGACAGACTCTCTGCTGGCTCTGTCAATCATAAAGGTAAACAGAGGTAAGTGAACTCTTGGATgaggaatatttttgttttttaatttttccactaTAACTTCAGAAACAGAATTCCatgtaaaaaatataatgaaaagtttGTAGGTAAACATATTTGATAGGGTTTTAGCTAACTTGTGAATTTAATAGTATGGTTTTGAAAATAATGGTTTAGGAAGGAAAATGACTGCTACAGTATGCATTAATATTTTGTCATACCTTTCTAAGGAAGCTTCCATTGCATGCAAATGTGAAATAGTTATTATAAGACATTACAGCATTGGGAGATGAGGGGGGAATGTGTGTATTATGGGATAAATGTTATAGCCACTCGAGTCCTCAATTTAACAGAGGTAACCAAagttccatttctattttcacCTATGATACAAAGCTGTCAAAATGTGTAAATGAGCCCACTCTCATATACTGAGAGGTAGTAAAGATCTCTCAGGACTTAGAGTcagaaaatgtacatttaaatcaAATTTCTGATCATTTCTAGCCATATGACTTGTATAAGAATCTTACTCTCTGTGATCCTCAGCctattcatctgtaaaacggggataATTATTTAACCTCTATAAAAACTCAAATGAGTACTTTGTAAGCTGTTATTATAATAGAATTAGAGTAATTAAAACTCCCTTTAATCATTGTGTAACTATCAGCAACTTAAAGCAGTCATTTTGATCTTGATTCATCTTCTACCTCCTTAGTCTTTGTTCCTGATGCCATACATTTGATATTAGCGACAGCACAAGAGACCACCCAACTACCAATGCCAGGAATCTGAGGAATTTACTAGGAATCCTTTTGTTTACTTTAAACATCCCATTTTTCATGAAATTCGTCATATCCtatttgctttgtatttcaaATATCTCCAAAATATCTTTTCCCTTTAAGGCTTTCCTAATTCTggcctacattttctttttcacatttgttttgtCATCCAGTCTTTCTTCATCTCCACCTCTACCACCATGATTACCTCTTTAGCACCAATGTATCCTCTGCTCTGCTACCAGGGGGATCATTTAACACTATAATGTTTTGGTGAAACGTTACTATTGCTtacaagatgaaagaaaactcCTCAGCAAACCCTACAAAGAATTTCAACATCTGGCACCCCATTTTGTCATGCACTCGCTTCCATGTCTTCGCCCCAGTCTCACCTCTTACTTGGAGCTCTGGGACTTGTCATGGTGTGTTCATAGTCCCTTGACTTTGCTGGGCTCCAAGACTCAGCATACAGGATGCGATTTGCTAGATTTCTCTTTTGAGAGTCTCCAAGCCAcatgaggaaataaaatcaccACTTGGAGAGTATAATTTATCACACCTATACTTGAAAAATAATCCTTTGCctgtattttgaaatttggaCCCTGTTTCAATTAAACACATACAAATCAGATCCACTTCTTATTCTAGGCATTGTGTTGGGCTCTGGTggaaaaacaggaggaaaatgtAATCTCTTTCCCTCAAAGAAATCACACTGCAAtaagaaatatcaaaatattttaatgaattataatGCAAAGCAAGAAGAGAtatgtttagggcgcctgggtggctcagtgggttaagccgctgccttcggctcatgtcatgatctcggggtcctgggatcgagtccctcatcgggctctctgctcagcagggagcctgcttcccttcctctctctctctgcctgcctctctgcctacttgtgatctctctctgtcaaataaaaaaataaaaaaaaattaaaaaaagaagagatatgtTTATAGGTACAATATCTAAAGAAGGCAATGGAATTCCAAGGAATCAGTggaattttagaggaaaaaatattgtGTCTTCTAATAAATGTGATTTCTTTGATTCCTGGGTCTTGTAACATAGTctattaaataattgaaaaatcaacatatagatgttatatgtgaatatttaaatataaatttataatagcATAAATACATAGCATATTTACATAAGTACATAGCTTTAATATCATAAATACATATCACTACATTGAGGTTTCATCCTTACAACTTCTAAGTATAATAAGGGGAGACCATATTAGGAGATATAATCTATCTGACATAGCTCAGTTTgtaagaaaagaagggagattGGCAAGCATTTAATAACCATGTAAACAGATTTTCACAAATAAAGGCTATGAATAAGCTgttataagcatttaaaaattagggAATATTGTTCCCATGAGCACTTCTTGAGAAAGCTGCTAGATGAGTTTCTTGAACGAAATGACTGGAGAGATACCATTATAAGAATTGGGGAGAGCGTAACTGTGGAATTAAAGTGAAATGACAATTGCAAAGAAAAGAGTGGGGCATGCTATGATTACACAGATCCATCTGACAACACAGTTCCATCAAATATCTAACAGTTAAGGAACAATAGTGAGAACATTTACAATTTAGAATGAGTTTTGATTGTTTCATGGCTACTAACTGGGAATCATAGTTATTACTACAAATAGTTGCTTGGAGaaatggagaagaaggaaaaaaaaagattacaaactaaacttaatgaatattttactaaagaataaaagaaaacaactgaaaagaggaaagaccaagattttcatataaaatattagtataaaaagcataagaagaaaaatcaaaactttcctataaaagaaagcataaaaatgaCATATGAAAAACTTCATATAAAATAtcagcatatataaatataacacttAAAATATGATAGATTCCAAAAAATACTGATTATATTAATAGATGTAATGCCTATTAAAATGCAAGTATTTTCAGATTGTCTGATAAAGGAAAACCCAACACTTTTCTGTGTTTAAGATATAGAACTACAAATAAAGATATTTAGAAAAGCTGGCAATAAAAGAATGGACAAATTGcatcaggaaaattaaattaaaataaattataaataaacaataaattaaattaaaaattttaaaagagtgcAACAATATTTATCAAAGAGAAACTGTAGGGAATgctagaaaaatagaaacattaaaaataggagactttaattcatttcttaaaatccaAGGcag encodes the following:
- the OSTN gene encoding osteocrin; the encoded protein is MPDWRLANAHFILAVTLMLWSSGKVHSVDVATEAFDSGVINVQSPSTVRREKSATNLAAKLLLLDELVSLENDVIETKKKRSFSGFGSPLDRLSAGSVNHKGKQRKVVDHPKRRFGIPVDRIGGNRLSNSRG